In one Lolium rigidum isolate FL_2022 chromosome 3, APGP_CSIRO_Lrig_0.1, whole genome shotgun sequence genomic region, the following are encoded:
- the LOC124703490 gene encoding cilia- and flagella-associated protein 251-like — protein sequence EEEEEEEEEEEEEEEEEEEEEEEEEEEEEEEEEEEEEEEEEEEEEEEEEEEEEEEEEEEEEEEEEEEEEEEEEEEEEEEEEEEEEEEEEEEEEEEEEEEEEEEEEEEEEEEEEEEEEEEEEEEEEEEEEEEEEEEEEEEEEEEEEEEEEEEEEEEEEEEEEEEEEEEEEEEEEEEEEEEEEEEEEEEEEEEEEEEEEEEEEEEEEEEEEEEEE from the coding sequence gaagaagaagaagaagaagaagaagaagaagaagaagaagaagaagaagaagaagaagaagaagaagaagaagaagaagaagaagaagaagaagaagaagaagaagaagaagaagaagaagaagaagaagaagaagaagaagaagaagaagaagaagaagaagaagaagaagaagaagaagaagaagaagaagaagaagaagaagaagaagaagaagaagaagaagaagaagaagaagaagaagaagaagaagaagaagaagaagaagaagaagaagaagaagaagaagaagaagaagaagaagaagaagaagaagaagaagaagaagaagaagaagaagaagaagaagaagaagaagaagaagaagaagaagaagaagaagaagaagaagaagaagaagaagaagaagaagaagaagaagaagaagaagaagaagaagaagaagaagaagaagaagaagaagaagaagaagaagaagaagaagaagaagaagaagaagaagaagaagaagaagaagaagaagaagaagaagaagaagaagaagaagaagaagaagaagaagaagaagaagaagaagaagaagaagaagaagaagaagaagaagaagaagaagaagaagaagaagaagaagaagaagaa